The Streptomyces sp. NBC_00306 sequence GGGCCGGCCGATCGGCGCGGACGAGGGCATCGGTGTCGAGGAGGCGCTGCGCGCCTACACCTCGGACGGCGCGTATGCGTGCCACTGGGAGGACAGCGCGGGCAGCATCACCGCCGGCAAGCGCGCCGACTTCGTCGTCCTGGAGGACGATCCGCGACGGGTGCCCATCTCGAAGATCGGCGACATCGCGGTGATCGGTACCTGGCTGGAGGGGAACCGGTCGTCCAAGGGGCCAACGGCCTGACGTCACCGGCGTCCCCACCCTCCCCGGGGGCGCCGCACTTGCGGGGCGGCGGGCAGGGCGCCGCACCGGGCTCACCTCACTCACCGAGCGTCCGGGGATTCGTGACAGTGGGTAGCCGTTCGACGTGCGTCCGGTCCTGGGCACTGTTTGGCTGTTGGGGGGACCGCATCTCCGTCACGAAGGAGTGACCATGAGCCCGGAAAACCCGTCACACGGCTCCACCGAGGACATGAAGCAGCAGGCGCTGAAGATGGAACAGGCCGCGGAACAGTCCACCGACCCCCATGTGCGCCGGCGCCTGCGCGAGAAGGCCAGTGAGCTGCGCCGCCGGACCAGCCGGCAGCAGGGCGAGGCACCGCCCGAGGGATTCAACCCCACGCGCTGACCGTCGCGCTCAGAACGGGGTCCGCTCGGAACGGGGCGGTCAACAGGCCCGCTCAGGAACGACGACCGGCCAGAAACGGGCCGCTCAGAGCGGGGGCCGCGGGAAACCCCGGCCCCCGTTCTGCGGCGTCCGGCCCGTC is a genomic window containing:
- a CDS encoding DUF6381 family protein; this translates as MSPENPSHGSTEDMKQQALKMEQAAEQSTDPHVRRRLREKASELRRRTSRQQGEAPPEGFNPTR